A portion of the Pseudoalteromonas luteoviolacea genome contains these proteins:
- the murA gene encoding UDP-N-acetylglucosamine 1-carboxyvinyltransferase, whose product MDQFVIQGGTTLNGEVTISGAKNAALPILFAALLADGKSTFSNVPQLRDIVTTEALLRTLGAEVTWRGNLLEVDGRSVDKVLAPYELVKQMRASVLALGPLLARFGKAQVSLPGGCAIGARPVDLHISGLEKMGAQISVENGYINAQIPQGKRLQGAEIFMETVSVGATENLLMAATLAEGTTVLENAAREPEIINLAQCLSAMGANIQGAGSSRIEIQGVEKLDGCEHKILPDRIETGTFLVAAAMSKGEVLCRNTDHTSLEPVLEKLRQANVAVEVNDDSIFVSMKNRDLKAVNIKTMPHPGFPTDMQAQFTALNVVANGSATITETIFENRFMHVPELQRMGANIRLEGNTAICDETTRLSGAQVMATDLRASASLILTGIIAEGETIVDRIYHVDRGYQKIEDKLSRLGANIRRKHN is encoded by the coding sequence ATGGATCAGTTTGTCATCCAAGGTGGCACCACTTTAAACGGTGAAGTCACTATCTCTGGAGCCAAAAATGCGGCTCTTCCAATCTTGTTTGCTGCATTACTTGCTGATGGTAAAAGTACTTTCAGTAATGTGCCACAGTTGCGCGATATTGTTACTACAGAAGCTTTGCTACGCACGTTAGGTGCTGAGGTAACATGGCGCGGCAATTTACTTGAAGTAGATGGCCGCAGTGTTGATAAAGTTTTGGCCCCTTACGAGCTTGTCAAACAAATGCGTGCATCTGTTTTAGCGCTCGGGCCTTTACTTGCACGCTTTGGTAAAGCTCAGGTGTCATTGCCTGGTGGTTGTGCGATTGGTGCTAGACCTGTTGATTTACATATCTCAGGCCTTGAAAAAATGGGCGCTCAAATCAGTGTTGAAAATGGGTATATCAACGCGCAAATACCACAAGGAAAGCGCTTACAGGGCGCGGAAATTTTCATGGAAACGGTGTCTGTTGGTGCAACAGAAAACTTGCTCATGGCCGCGACTTTAGCTGAGGGTACTACGGTATTAGAAAATGCGGCTCGTGAACCTGAGATCATTAATTTAGCGCAGTGTTTATCTGCCATGGGCGCTAACATTCAAGGGGCCGGTTCAAGTCGAATAGAAATACAAGGTGTTGAAAAGCTTGATGGATGTGAGCACAAAATACTGCCTGATCGTATTGAAACGGGTACATTTTTAGTTGCTGCAGCGATGAGTAAAGGTGAAGTATTGTGTCGCAACACAGACCACACAAGTTTAGAGCCAGTGCTTGAGAAGCTTCGTCAGGCCAATGTTGCGGTTGAAGTGAACGATGACAGTATTTTTGTTAGTATGAAAAATCGCGATTTAAAAGCGGTGAATATTAAAACGATGCCTCATCCAGGTTTTCCAACAGACATGCAAGCACAGTTTACTGCGTTAAATGTGGTCGCTAATGGCAGTGCGACAATCACAGAAACGATATTTGAAAATCGTTTTATGCATGTGCCAGAGCTGCAGCGTATGGGGGCAAATATTCGCTTAGAAGGTAACACGGCAATCTGTGATGAAACGACACGTTTATCAGGTGCTCAAGTTATGGCGACCGACTTACGTGCGTCAGCCAGTTTGATTTTAACGGGGATCATCGCAGAGGGTGAAACGATCGTTGACCGGATTTATCATGTGGATAGAGGTTATCAAAAAATAGAGGATAAACTCAGTCGTCTCGGCGCTAATATCCGCAGAAAGCACAATTAA
- a CDS encoding BolA family protein — translation METNQVETVLQQTLTLEEVKVKANGSHYEVIAVGECFDGLRRVKREQMVYGPLMEVIKDGTIHAVSIKAFTPTEWQREQKFILPQ, via the coding sequence ATGGAAACAAATCAAGTCGAAACTGTTTTACAACAAACTTTGACCTTAGAAGAAGTAAAAGTAAAAGCGAATGGCAGTCACTATGAAGTGATTGCCGTTGGTGAGTGTTTTGATGGACTAAGACGCGTTAAAAGAGAGCAAATGGTTTATGGCCCATTGATGGAAGTGATCAAAGACGGGACAATCCATGCGGTAAGTATTAAAGCATTTACACCTACCGAGTGGCAGCGTGAGCAGAAGTTTATCTTGCCACAATAA
- a CDS encoding STAS domain-containing protein, which produces MPNLHFNKVADDTVSVKGELTRDTLINESLLNQLLENAQSVLYFDLCDVSRVDTAGLAWLIHSLGKLKRQGVRLELKNRPEQLQNLMELGQVTTLFE; this is translated from the coding sequence ATGCCTAACCTGCACTTTAATAAGGTTGCGGATGACACGGTGTCAGTGAAAGGAGAATTGACCCGAGACACCCTAATAAATGAATCACTTCTTAATCAATTGTTAGAAAATGCGCAGTCAGTGCTGTATTTTGACCTTTGTGACGTCTCAAGGGTTGACACCGCGGGTTTAGCTTGGTTAATTCACTCTTTAGGCAAATTAAAACGGCAAGGCGTGCGCCTTGAGTTGAAGAATAGACCTGAACAATTACAAAATTTGATGGAATTGGGGCAGGTCACAACCTTATTTGAGTGA
- a CDS encoding MlaC/ttg2D family ABC transporter substrate-binding protein → MLKSHFIVTISLFILALFASAVHAAQVDLKDPYKMVQQVADNTFQRVAKDQNIIVKDKEHLRVIVEQELLPYIDYKYAAYRVLGSYIQKVRNIKDKQEKEQAVKNIRTFIEVFKSYLVATYAGVFTQYTDQKVEFEAARPFKDINVATVRTKIVEAGKPDIKIDFKVRKNKQGEWRAFDMMAEGISLLDAKQSELHGILRQQGIEHVITLLEKKSQLPVQFRGDDGNA, encoded by the coding sequence ATGCTAAAGAGTCATTTCATTGTAACGATTAGTCTTTTTATTCTGGCACTGTTTGCTTCTGCTGTTCATGCAGCACAAGTTGATTTGAAGGACCCGTATAAAATGGTTCAACAGGTTGCCGACAATACCTTTCAACGTGTAGCGAAAGATCAAAATATTATTGTTAAAGATAAAGAGCACCTGCGTGTCATTGTTGAGCAGGAGCTTTTACCTTACATTGATTATAAGTATGCAGCGTATCGAGTATTAGGTAGTTATATTCAAAAAGTTCGGAATATCAAGGATAAGCAAGAGAAAGAACAGGCGGTTAAAAATATTCGCACATTCATTGAAGTCTTTAAATCATACCTTGTGGCGACATATGCCGGTGTGTTTACGCAGTATACCGACCAAAAAGTAGAGTTTGAGGCTGCACGTCCGTTTAAAGATATCAATGTAGCAACTGTAAGAACGAAAATTGTTGAAGCAGGCAAGCCTGATATTAAAATCGATTTTAAAGTGCGCAAGAACAAACAAGGTGAATGGCGTGCATTTGATATGATGGCTGAAGGGATCAGCTTGCTAGATGCCAAGCAAAGTGAATTGCATGGTATTTTACGTCAGCAAGGTATTGAGCATGTGATCACGCTTTTAGAGAAGAAAAGTCAGTTACCAGTTCAATTCAGAGGGGATGATGGAAATGCCTAA
- the mlaD gene encoding outer membrane lipid asymmetry maintenance protein MlaD, producing the protein MNTRKIEILVGLFVALGVAAFVMLAMKVANAGISGNGETYKLEAKFDNIGSLKTRAPIKVGGVVIGRVDGIHIHPQEFVPVVSMSIDKTYECQFSDTTSVSILTSGILGEQYLGISPVIAAESAKQTCLGNEVSAQDEVDLDDLFGVESLALKDGDTITDTKSALVLEELIGQFLFNQSSE; encoded by the coding sequence ATGAATACACGGAAAATAGAAATTTTAGTCGGCTTATTTGTGGCTTTGGGTGTCGCAGCTTTTGTGATGTTGGCGATGAAAGTGGCAAATGCGGGCATTAGCGGTAACGGTGAAACGTATAAACTGGAAGCTAAGTTTGACAATATAGGGTCGCTAAAAACGCGCGCGCCTATCAAGGTAGGAGGTGTTGTTATCGGTCGTGTTGATGGTATCCACATTCATCCACAAGAGTTTGTGCCCGTGGTAAGTATGAGCATTGACAAAACGTATGAATGTCAGTTTTCTGATACAACGTCAGTGTCTATTTTGACCTCAGGTATTTTAGGTGAGCAGTATTTAGGTATTTCACCTGTCATAGCCGCTGAATCAGCTAAGCAAACCTGTTTGGGTAATGAAGTATCAGCGCAAGATGAAGTGGACCTAGATGATTTATTTGGTGTCGAGAGCCTGGCTTTAAAGGACGGCGATACGATTACAGATACTAAATCAGCGCTTGTGTTAGAAGAACTTATCGGTCAATTCCTATTCAATCAAAGTAGTGAGTAA
- the mlaE gene encoding lipid asymmetry maintenance ABC transporter permease subunit MlaE produces the protein MDFLQKLGRKTLNRFASIGRATQMLLGALLNVPNLRQGTPLLIKQLYMVGHQSLLIIMVSGLFIGMVLALQGYTVLVGYGAEDSLGPLVALSLLRELGPVVTALLFAGRAGSALTAEIGLMKATEQLSSLEMMAVDPLKRVVAPRFWAGFISMPLLALIFSAVAILGAHLVGVDWLGVDSGSFWSIMQSQVSLQQDILNGLIKSFVFALIVTWIALYKGYDCVPTSEGISKATTETVVHSSLAVLGFDFVLTAVMFSS, from the coding sequence GTGGACTTTTTACAGAAATTAGGGCGTAAAACATTAAACCGCTTCGCGTCAATTGGACGAGCAACACAGATGTTGCTGGGGGCGTTACTGAATGTGCCCAACCTGCGTCAAGGTACGCCGCTATTAATTAAACAACTTTACATGGTAGGCCATCAGTCACTACTTATCATTATGGTATCTGGCTTATTTATTGGCATGGTTTTGGCCTTACAAGGCTATACGGTGCTAGTGGGTTATGGGGCGGAAGATAGCCTTGGACCATTAGTCGCTTTAAGTTTATTGCGAGAACTAGGCCCTGTGGTGACGGCGTTGTTATTTGCAGGGCGTGCGGGGAGTGCGTTAACAGCTGAAATTGGCTTGATGAAAGCGACAGAGCAGTTATCTAGCTTGGAAATGATGGCCGTAGACCCACTAAAGCGTGTTGTTGCACCACGGTTTTGGGCTGGTTTTATCAGTATGCCACTGCTTGCGTTGATCTTCTCAGCTGTAGCAATTCTAGGGGCTCATTTGGTAGGGGTTGATTGGCTCGGTGTTGATTCAGGCAGTTTCTGGTCAATCATGCAGTCTCAGGTTTCTTTACAGCAAGATATCTTGAATGGTCTCATTAAAAGTTTTGTATTTGCGTTAATTGTGACGTGGATAGCATTGTATAAAGGGTATGACTGTGTCCCTACATCAGAGGGGATCAGCAAGGCAACAACGGAAACCGTTGTGCATTCTTCACTGGCTGTTTTGGGTTTTGATTTTGTATTAACAGCAGTGATGTTTTCGAGTTAA
- a CDS encoding ATP-binding cassette domain-containing protein, whose product MESDLSQSIVEVKDVTFSRGERVIYKNMSFSVPRGKITAIMGPSGIGKTTMLRLIGGQLRPDSGDITFMGSSVPAMSRSELYQARKQMSMLFQSGALFTDMSVFDNVAFPLREHTQLSEDLIRLVVLMKLQAVGLRGARELMPAELSGGMARRAALARAIALDPELIMYDEPFAGQDPISMGVLVRMIKSLNEVLRLSSLIVTHDVTEVMSIADHVVIIAEQGVIGSGSPEQMLAHSSPLVQQFLQGLSDGPVPFHFKAAPYEEELLDGGV is encoded by the coding sequence ATGGAGAGCGACTTGTCGCAGTCAATCGTTGAAGTCAAGGATGTAACCTTTTCTCGCGGTGAAAGAGTCATATATAAAAATATGAGCTTTTCAGTGCCTAGAGGTAAAATTACAGCAATTATGGGGCCAAGTGGTATTGGTAAAACAACCATGTTGCGTTTGATAGGTGGTCAACTTCGTCCAGACAGTGGTGATATTACATTTATGGGCTCAAGTGTGCCTGCAATGTCCCGTTCTGAGTTATACCAAGCACGTAAGCAAATGAGCATGCTATTTCAAAGTGGTGCTCTTTTTACCGATATGTCTGTTTTTGATAATGTCGCTTTTCCACTACGTGAGCATACCCAGCTAAGTGAAGATTTAATTCGTTTGGTTGTATTAATGAAACTTCAAGCTGTTGGTTTACGCGGCGCAAGAGAGCTAATGCCAGCTGAATTATCAGGTGGTATGGCAAGACGCGCGGCTTTGGCGCGCGCAATCGCATTGGACCCCGAGCTCATTATGTACGATGAGCCATTTGCAGGGCAGGACCCTATTTCAATGGGCGTGTTAGTGAGAATGATTAAGTCGCTGAATGAAGTACTCAGGTTATCCTCTTTAATTGTGACTCATGATGTGACTGAAGTAATGAGCATTGCGGATCATGTGGTGATCATTGCTGAACAGGGGGTGATTGGTAGTGGCTCACCTGAGCAAATGTTAGCTCACAGCTCACCATTGGTGCAGCAGTTTTTACAAGGGTTATCGGATGGACCTGTACCGTTTCATTTTAAAGCAGCGCCTTATGAAGAGGAATTATTGGATGGAGGCGTATAA
- a CDS encoding calcium/sodium antiporter gives MVLSFVILILGFVALVWSADRFVFGAAALAKNLGVPTLIVGLTIVAMGSSAPEMMVAAQAALSDKTDTAVGNAVGSNIANILLVLGITALLRPLAVGSGILRREMPLLIIVSLGAWYIISDNYFSATEGFILLAGFATFILGLIYITKNSNKDQEDDPLVSEACDEVPNNVPTGKAAFWLVVGMIVLPVSADLLVDSAVDIAKFFGMSDLLIGLTIIAIGTSLPELAACVAGVLKNEDDLALGNIIGSNIFNILAVLSIAGILNPAQLDMNISQRDIYVMLGATAALILMSVNLRGKRQINRMEGGVLLAAFVGYMYAII, from the coding sequence ATGGTTTTATCTTTTGTCATTCTTATCTTAGGTTTTGTTGCACTTGTTTGGAGCGCAGATAGATTTGTTTTCGGTGCAGCTGCATTGGCAAAAAATCTCGGGGTTCCTACGTTAATTGTTGGCCTGACGATTGTTGCAATGGGTTCATCAGCGCCTGAAATGATGGTGGCAGCACAAGCCGCTTTATCAGACAAAACAGATACCGCCGTCGGTAATGCTGTAGGTTCAAATATTGCCAATATTTTACTTGTTTTAGGGATTACGGCACTGTTGCGTCCCCTCGCTGTGGGTTCAGGCATTTTGCGCCGTGAAATGCCGTTACTTATCATTGTCTCATTAGGTGCTTGGTATATCATCAGTGATAACTATTTTAGCGCCACAGAAGGATTCATTTTATTAGCTGGCTTTGCAACCTTCATTCTTGGTCTGATTTATATCACCAAAAATAGTAACAAAGACCAAGAGGATGATCCGCTTGTTTCAGAAGCTTGCGATGAAGTACCAAATAATGTACCGACTGGCAAAGCCGCTTTTTGGCTAGTAGTCGGTATGATTGTGCTGCCTGTTAGCGCCGACTTACTGGTCGATTCCGCGGTAGATATTGCTAAGTTTTTTGGCATGAGTGATCTTCTAATCGGCCTAACAATTATTGCTATCGGTACTAGCTTACCTGAGCTAGCCGCATGCGTCGCTGGTGTCCTAAAAAACGAGGACGATTTAGCGCTTGGCAATATTATCGGCTCCAATATATTCAACATACTCGCTGTGTTATCAATTGCTGGAATATTAAATCCTGCGCAACTGGATATGAATATTTCACAGCGTGATATTTACGTTATGCTGGGCGCAACCGCAGCACTAATCCTAATGAGTGTAAACCTCAGAGGAAAAAGACAAATTAATCGCATGGAAGGTGGTGTACTACTGGCTGCATTTGTTGGTTACATGTACGCAATTATTTAG
- a CDS encoding KpsF/GutQ family sugar-phosphate isomerase — MKNHTLIESAKRVLDIEQKAIIELNQYIDDNFIQACELMLHCTGRVIVIGMGKSGHIGNKVAATLASTGTPSFFVHPGEASHGDLGMITADDVVLLISNSGETGEVVGIIPVIKRIGAQVISMTGNSNSTMAQQADIHLCIKVSQEACPLGLAPTASTTATLVMGDALAVALLEARGFTADDFALSHPGGSLGKRLLLTLDDIMHKGTDVPVTPAGSSIKDALFEMSAKGLGMTAIINEHKQLCGLFTDGDLRRVIEQKVDLHNDTIDSVMTICCTTAFSDMLAAEALNIMEKKRINGLIVIDENKHPIGALNTQDLLRAGVI; from the coding sequence ATGAAAAACCACACTCTCATTGAATCTGCAAAACGCGTTTTGGACATAGAGCAAAAAGCCATCATTGAACTCAATCAATATATCGATGACAACTTTATCCAAGCTTGTGAGCTGATGCTTCATTGTACAGGTAGAGTCATCGTCATTGGGATGGGGAAGTCAGGACATATCGGCAACAAAGTTGCGGCAACACTGGCGAGTACAGGTACCCCCTCTTTCTTCGTTCACCCGGGTGAAGCGAGTCACGGTGACTTGGGCATGATAACAGCCGATGATGTGGTCTTGCTCATCTCTAATTCAGGTGAAACAGGCGAAGTAGTCGGCATTATTCCAGTGATCAAAAGAATTGGCGCACAAGTCATTAGTATGACGGGTAATTCCAATTCAACTATGGCGCAGCAGGCTGATATTCACCTTTGTATTAAAGTATCACAAGAAGCCTGCCCTCTTGGTTTAGCGCCAACAGCCAGTACCACAGCTACACTGGTTATGGGTGATGCACTCGCGGTTGCCCTACTCGAAGCTAGAGGGTTCACTGCTGATGATTTTGCCCTTTCCCACCCAGGCGGCAGCTTGGGCAAAAGGTTATTGCTGACCTTAGACGATATAATGCACAAGGGCACAGATGTCCCAGTGACACCTGCAGGTAGTTCAATCAAAGATGCATTATTTGAAATGTCAGCCAAAGGACTTGGTATGACAGCTATTATTAATGAACACAAGCAACTTTGCGGTTTATTTACTGACGGTGATTTACGTCGCGTTATTGAGCAAAAAGTCGATCTACATAACGATACTATTGATTCCGTTATGACTATTTGTTGTACTACAGCATTTTCAGATATGCTAGCAGCTGAAGCGCTTAATATCATGGAAAAGAAACGGATAAATGGCCTCATTGTCATTGACGAGAACAAACACCCAATTGGGGCACTCAATACTCAAGATTTATTGCGCGCAGGAGTGATTTAA
- the kdsC gene encoding 3-deoxy-manno-octulosonate-8-phosphatase KdsC, with amino-acid sequence MQFSELYQQISVQVNDKAKAIKLLICDIDGVFSDGRIYLGNQGEELKAFNTKDGFGIKALIETGVEVAVITGRHSEIVKQRMTSLNVNHIYQGQEDKVQAYEELKNNLNLTDEQIAYIGDDGPDIPVMQQVGFAVAVADAHPLVKNLAHYTTLMPGGFGAVRELTDLLMLSQGNELLSKGSST; translated from the coding sequence ATGCAATTTAGTGAGCTTTATCAACAAATCTCAGTACAGGTCAATGACAAAGCCAAGGCAATTAAACTGCTAATTTGCGATATTGATGGTGTGTTTTCAGACGGTCGGATCTATCTTGGAAATCAAGGGGAAGAGCTGAAAGCATTCAACACCAAAGATGGCTTTGGCATAAAAGCACTAATTGAAACCGGTGTTGAAGTCGCCGTCATTACAGGTCGACATTCAGAAATTGTTAAGCAACGTATGACTAGCTTAAATGTGAACCACATTTATCAAGGCCAAGAAGATAAAGTCCAAGCTTATGAAGAATTAAAAAATAATTTAAATTTAACTGATGAGCAAATTGCATATATCGGTGATGATGGCCCAGATATCCCTGTCATGCAACAGGTCGGTTTCGCTGTGGCCGTAGCAGATGCGCACCCACTGGTAAAAAACCTGGCTCATTATACAACCTTAATGCCAGGTGGATTTGGCGCGGTAAGAGAGTTAACAGACTTACTTATGCTCAGCCAAGGCAATGAGCTTCTCTCTAAAGGAAGCAGTACATGA
- the lptC gene encoding LPS export ABC transporter periplasmic protein LptC: MTNLRVILLVLFSATMLWLWYPFLTQTEQPAQPEETIAKPDYVAIDLKQTSFAENGQLSYQITAQRMELYQELGFSHFEVPIFVLHNGQHNWQLTANEATLYENDTLILEGNVKATNLNDAAMITHIDADNLRLEITNRMMRSEQPVIITGPNVTITGKGLIADLNIEVIELINHTETIYDKQ; this comes from the coding sequence ATGACTAATTTACGGGTGATTTTACTCGTATTGTTCAGTGCAACTATGTTGTGGCTATGGTATCCATTTTTGACCCAAACAGAGCAGCCTGCACAACCTGAAGAGACAATTGCCAAACCGGACTATGTTGCTATTGATTTGAAACAAACCTCCTTTGCCGAAAACGGGCAATTGAGTTATCAGATCACAGCACAAAGAATGGAGCTATATCAGGAGCTTGGATTCAGCCACTTTGAAGTACCCATTTTTGTTTTACATAATGGACAGCACAATTGGCAGCTCACTGCCAATGAAGCGACTTTGTATGAAAATGATACTTTGATTTTAGAAGGCAATGTTAAAGCAACCAATTTAAATGATGCAGCTATGATCACGCACATAGATGCAGACAACCTCCGGCTTGAAATTACGAACCGGATGATGCGCTCAGAACAACCCGTGATCATAACAGGGCCTAATGTAACCATTACAGGTAAAGGGCTAATCGCCGATCTCAATATTGAGGTTATTGAACTAATCAACCACACTGAAACGATTTATGATAAGCAATAA
- the lptA gene encoding lipopolysaccharide transport periplasmic protein LptA, whose translation MISNKLSATILLTCAIGLLSPSVFANNNPEQVIISSGKQQAQLQTNIGVFEENVEIIHGQRKIFADRLEVHRREDLGENKQLLVATGSPAIFQERQTDGSLLKASANEVRYDVANRLLTIKGNAEISQSGQKISAQEILYDMEKQLISAQKANEEGKRVRTVLLPVEKEQDGTKEPQ comes from the coding sequence ATGATAAGCAATAAATTAAGTGCAACCATACTATTAACTTGTGCCATAGGGCTACTTTCGCCAAGCGTGTTCGCTAATAATAACCCTGAGCAAGTCATCATCAGTTCGGGAAAACAACAAGCGCAACTACAAACTAATATTGGCGTTTTTGAAGAAAACGTAGAAATTATTCATGGCCAAAGAAAAATTTTTGCCGACAGACTTGAGGTGCACCGCAGAGAAGACCTCGGCGAAAACAAACAATTATTAGTAGCAACAGGCTCTCCGGCAATTTTCCAAGAACGACAAACTGACGGTAGTTTATTGAAAGCCAGTGCAAATGAGGTCCGCTACGACGTCGCGAATCGATTATTGACCATCAAAGGTAATGCAGAAATTAGTCAATCCGGTCAGAAGATTTCTGCCCAAGAGATCCTCTATGATATGGAAAAGCAATTAATTAGTGCGCAAAAGGCAAATGAAGAAGGTAAACGTGTAAGAACTGTTTTACTCCCAGTTGAAAAAGAGCAAGACGGAACCAAGGAGCCACAGTGA
- the lptB gene encoding LPS export ABC transporter ATP-binding protein translates to MSTLKATALAKSYKGRQVVKNVELSVEAGSIVGLLGPNGAGKTTTFYMIVGLVPSDKGAIHIDEQDITLLPMHSRARLGIGYLPQESSIFRKLTVYQNLMAILETRKDLNKIERERILNELLDEFNIQHIRSSLGMALSGGERRRVEIARALAADPKFILLDEPFAGVDPISVLDIKKIIEHLKNRGIGVLITDHNVRETLDVCEKAYIVSHGELIASGSPEHVLADQTVRDVYLGEQFRL, encoded by the coding sequence GTGAGTACACTAAAAGCGACGGCACTGGCCAAAAGTTACAAAGGCAGGCAAGTAGTAAAGAATGTTGAGCTAAGTGTTGAAGCAGGTAGCATTGTTGGTTTACTGGGCCCAAATGGTGCCGGTAAAACAACTACGTTTTATATGATTGTCGGCCTAGTCCCCAGCGATAAGGGCGCTATTCATATTGACGAGCAGGACATTACGCTACTGCCAATGCACAGCAGAGCCCGTTTAGGTATTGGTTATTTACCACAAGAATCTTCAATCTTTAGAAAGTTAACCGTCTATCAAAATTTAATGGCGATCCTTGAAACGAGAAAAGACCTCAACAAGATTGAACGCGAAAGAATATTAAATGAATTACTTGATGAATTTAACATTCAACATATTCGTTCAAGCTTAGGTATGGCACTCTCTGGTGGTGAGCGTCGTCGCGTTGAAATTGCTCGCGCTTTAGCCGCTGATCCAAAATTTATTCTATTAGATGAGCCTTTTGCTGGCGTTGATCCCATTTCAGTGTTAGATATAAAGAAAATTATTGAGCATTTAAAAAACCGTGGGATCGGCGTTTTGATCACAGATCACAATGTACGTGAAACATTAGATGTATGTGAGAAGGCATATATTGTTTCCCATGGCGAATTAATTGCTTCAGGTAGCCCTGAACATGTTTTAGCGGATCAAACCGTTCGAGATGTCTACTTAGGCGAACAATTCAGGCTATAG